Genomic segment of Pseudobacteroides sp.:
ATCGGTTATCGCAGGATCAGCAATTGATATATCCGTCTCAGCAAGCACTTTGAGCTCAGGGTCACTGTCCGATTCCTTATAAATAGAATCTGCAAGGGTTTTGGCTATTACCTGATAACTACCTACATCAACATTCTCTTTCAACACACAGTCGATGTCAAAGACTCCGTTTTTAACGGTTCCCTTATCATAGGACAAGCATTCCTCATACTTGTCCTTCTTAAGATAAATAAGGATCGTCTGACCGTTAAGTGCTTTTCCTCCAGTATCCTTTACCGTTCCTGCTACATTAAACCCGTTGCCCTTTATAGCAGTCTCATTTAACTTTGTGATATTGGTCACAGAACGTTTGGGAGGATCAATAGGTTTTACATCCGCAAAATAATCCAATGGAACCCATCCATAACCTTCAAAGCAAACCTCAGGATAAACACACATTTGATCTGCGTAAACTATTTGATACGATGCACTTGGATCAACTCTATATCCAGTAACCAGACGTGCAGGAACATCTGCACATCTTAGAAGCATAACAAATGTAGACACAAAGTCAAGCTGACTTCCCTTCCTATCATCAAGAAATCTGTATAGCGCATCCCCACTGGCATTGTTTTTGGCACTGCCTTGAGAAAAATTAGACTTAAGAAAATCTGCAACAGCTTCTATCTTTTCATATGGCGTTTCCATGCCTTCCACAAGATTTATCACGTCATCTTTCAAACTACCCAATCCATCAGTATTATAGGTAACTGTTCTGTCAATATTGCTGTTTTCCAGCACATACCTATCAGGCATATCATTCTTCAAAAAAACTTCATAAGAATCATTTATCATGAAATCGGAATAAAACACTCCTTCATCAGGATAAGTAAGAACTCCCAAAACAGGCACCTCTATGCCCTTAAGATTGGCAGGTACCGGGATAAAACCATTTGCAGGGTTTATGAACTTAATTTTGCACGCTTGCTCTTCATTAGTATTGTTTTCATTATATTTATATACTTTTGCTACTTTATCCGGATCTGAATACCATTTGCTGTTTGAGTAGGTGTCCTGAACGGTCATCTTAATAAAAGGGCTATCCAGATTTCCCAAGACCTCAAACAAAGGCACATGGTTTGCCTTCTTAACGTTTTGAACAGAGTATGTGGTTCCATCGCCAAAATAACGGCCCTTAGGTAAGCTGTTATCCTTGGACAGGTCAATATTAAATTCAGGTCTCTGGTTTTTCAGCCTCTTTCGAAGCTCATCAGGAATTGTGTAACTGCCCTCGGAATCCCCACCATATTCTTCACTCCCAAAATCCTTAAGCCCATCCTCAAGTTCATTTTGGGAAGAACCTGAATCGGATTCCCCTTTCCTATCATTATTTTCGAATGGCTCATCAGGCTGATCAAAGCTAAAGTTCTTGTCCTCCTGTCCCATGCTGTTTTTATTGGAATCCCGATTATCCCTGTCCTCATCCTCTCCAGGCTTTCCATCCTCAGGCTTCCCGTCTTGTCCATTGTTTTGCCGACCATCATTGTTTTCCCGTTCATTATTTCCCGGGTTATTTTTATTATTGCCGCCTTTGCTGTTTCCTTCTTCGCTGCTGGCACTCCTTTGGGATTTACCTGATGAATTAAAGGACAGCATGTTGATGGATGAAATAATAAGAAGTGCTGATAAAAGTGTAACTAAGGCAAGAAGAAAAGCCTTCAGCTTATTGTCTTTTAAGATATTTTTAATATTAGAAAAATCCATAAACGACCGCCCTTATTTGATAAAGATAAAAATATTGCTCATCTTATTATTGTAAACAATTTATTTTCTTTTTTCTACATGTTACAAACATTTTCTTAAACACTAAAAAAAGGTAGATAAAGCTTTGTTAATTTGGCTATTTATAGCCCCTATGTCCACATTATCCTTTTTACCATCAATTAATCCATACTTCACTTTAAGTTTGATTATTCTATAAACACTTTCGTTCAGGCGTTCCTTTGATATAATTCCTTTCTGCACCGCTTCCTTTATTGTCTCAATTACACTCACCTCTTTGTTATATCCATGACATACAAGCAGTATATCACAGCCGGCATTAATGGACTTTACCGCTGCATTCCCAATATTATAGTTCTTCAGGATCGCACCCATTGTCAGGTCATCGGTCATTACAACACCGTTAAACCCCATATTTTGTCTTAGAATATTTGTTACAATCTTTTCAGACATGGATGCAGGATATATTGCATCCATTTTTTTTATTAGAATATGTGCAATCATCACTGCATCAGCATTATTTTGTATTGCATGAATGAAGGGTACAAATTCAAAGCTTTGCAACCTTTCCAAATCATAATTTATAACAGGCAAACCCACATGGGAATCTTCCAGCGTATCGCCGTGACCCGGAAAATGCTTTACAACCGGGATAACATTTTGGGATTGCAGACCTCTCATAGTACTTACTCCAAGCCTTTTCACCGTATCGGGATCACTGCCTAAAGCTCTGTCACCTATCACCTTGTTGTTGGGATTGCT
This window contains:
- a CDS encoding transglutaminase-like domain-containing protein, producing MDFSNIKNILKDNKLKAFLLALVTLLSALLIISSINMLSFNSSGKSQRSASSEEGNSKGGNNKNNPGNNERENNDGRQNNGQDGKPEDGKPGEDEDRDNRDSNKNSMGQEDKNFSFDQPDEPFENNDRKGESDSGSSQNELEDGLKDFGSEEYGGDSEGSYTIPDELRKRLKNQRPEFNIDLSKDNSLPKGRYFGDGTTYSVQNVKKANHVPLFEVLGNLDSPFIKMTVQDTYSNSKWYSDPDKVAKVYKYNENNTNEEQACKIKFINPANGFIPVPANLKGIEVPVLGVLTYPDEGVFYSDFMINDSYEVFLKNDMPDRYVLENSNIDRTVTYNTDGLGSLKDDVINLVEGMETPYEKIEAVADFLKSNFSQGSAKNNASGDALYRFLDDRKGSQLDFVSTFVMLLRCADVPARLVTGYRVDPSASYQIVYADQMCVYPEVCFEGYGWVPLDYFADVKPIDPPKRSVTNITKLNETAIKGNGFNVAGTVKDTGGKALNGQTILIYLKKDKYEECLSYDKGTVKNGVFDIDCVLKENVDVGSYQVIAKTLADSIYKESDSDPELKVLAETDISIADPAITDNGRKLLIDASLFERLSKKPVSDGEVKMSYTNSVSGRAEGIISAQGQVQDGKFVTSLDFSGNIEPEKKYIFFSRYLGVLKGQYVGTDYYIPSSGEVDVNLIVIHWWRIFITLFILVALSIFGFVLLKRRRKLAAASSYGKGIEQFNSKYRVEDQNVKTDGEVLKISFPDIGQEFENVWGINEVLRVRFHDSLGNFDMLNMMFDRKGINRIRVFSASGSDTNVGRIIRIVCYSEEVLMLGKKLNDILYDKFGFMPKRQTPREIIKSLQSVQKDNVIKGYTDSDIEELILILEKAAYSIDEVRRADYERFYLFVCALQY
- the nagZ gene encoding beta-N-acetylhexosaminidase, with translation MHKKIIIPIVVLLLISLLMSCTAVKREEGVTEKNSAPITPPKIDNTGTPVKDPIMEEVNRMTSDEKVGQLIIAGFEGQMANEDVKDLIERYHVGGFILFKKNIKSALQTVNLINSIKETNSVNKIPLFISLDEEGGRISRMPAEFKKIPSSQDIGAKDNEVLSYDVGRALGNMVGQLGFNLDFAPVLDINSNPNNKVIGDRALGSDPDTVKRLGVSTMRGLQSQNVIPVVKHFPGHGDTLEDSHVGLPVINYDLERLQSFEFVPFIHAIQNNADAVMIAHILIKKMDAIYPASMSEKIVTNILRQNMGFNGVVMTDDLTMGAILKNYNIGNAAVKSINAGCDILLVCHGYNKEVSVIETIKEAVQKGIISKERLNESVYRIIKLKVKYGLIDGKKDNVDIGAINSQINKALSTFF